One part of the Rutidosis leptorrhynchoides isolate AG116_Rl617_1_P2 chromosome 1, CSIRO_AGI_Rlap_v1, whole genome shotgun sequence genome encodes these proteins:
- the LOC139901367 gene encoding uncharacterized protein, whose amino-acid sequence MEQKFESLSYSEGSSMQRPPLLESGGFFYWKQRFKTYGDYVPFTLCEDRKTRIIVPEENWSKEHKTDVGKNYQAKLVIFNVLPRKEYERVFMLKNAKEIWDSLIVTHHGNMQVIENKIELLAAQYEQFVISDDEKIDIVYSRFNDICSSLKTLGTIYTNKQYVRKFLRALPSKWRPKVTEIDESKDLKNLSLNELIENLKIHEVILDKDEESDKVKKEKNK is encoded by the exons atggaacaaaaatttgagagTTTGAGCTATAGTGAAGGTTCCTCTATGCAAAGACCTCCACTACTTGAGAGTGGAGGATTTTTCTATTGGAAACAAAGATTTAAAACATAT GGCGATTATGTTCCATTCACACTATGTGAGGATAGAAAAACTAGAATAATTGTACCCGAAGAAAATTGGTCCAAAGAACATAAAACAGATGTAGGGAAAAACTATCAAGCTAAACTAGTCATATTTAATGTTTTGCCTAGAAAAGAGTATGAAAGGGTCTTTATGCTTAAAAATGCAAAGGAAATATGGGATAGTTTAATAGTTACTCATCATGGAAATATGCAAGTCATTGAAAATAAAATTGAACTATTAGCAGCTCAATATGAACAATTTGTTATATCGGATGATGAGAAAATTGATATCGTTTATTCTAGATTTAACgatatttgttcaagtttgaaaaCATTAGGTACTATCTACACGAACAAGCAATATGTTCGAAAATTCTTAAGAGCATTACCCTCTAAATGGAGACCTAAAGTGACGGAAATAGATGAGTCAAAAGACTTGAAAAATTTGTCTCTTAATGAACTCATTGAAAATCTCAAAATCCATGAGGTCATTCTAGACAAGGATGAAGAATCGGACAAAGTCAAGAAAGAAAAGAATAAGTAA